GGGTCTGCGCCGTCGTCGGCCGCTACGTCTACCCGTATCTCGACGCCCGCTTCGTCATCGACAGCAGCGACGGCCCGCTGCTGGAGTACACCCCGTGGCCCCGACTCGGCCCAGGGACGACGGCGCGCGAACTCGGCGGGGCGGTGCTGGTCGTCGTCATCGCCTGTTACATGGCGTTCTCGGCGGGGGCGTCGAACGTCGCCAACGCCGTCGCGCCGCTCGTCGGCAACGGCGCGGTGTCGCTTGAGGGCGGCATCCTGCTGGCGGGGGGCGCTATCGCGCTCGGTGCGTTCACCATCGCCCGACGGACGCTCGACACCGTCGGCAACGACCTCACCGACCTGCCGATTCTCGCGGCGCTCATCGTCGAAGTCGTCAGCGCGACGCTCATCGCCGTGCTGTCGGCGCTCGGCATTCCAGCCAGCCTCGCGGTGAGCGCGACGATGAGCATCGTCGGTCTCGGCTGGGGTCGGGCGACGCGGACGGTGACGCTCGGGCAGGCCGTCCGCGGCCAAGGCCCGAACGTCTCGGTGAACGCGCTCGCGGCCGAGCGACGGGAGACGGTGCCCCGCGTCGGCGACGAGAACGACGAACTCACGGCCAACGACCTGTTCAACCCCGGAACGACCGGACGCGTCGTCTTCTTTTGGATTCTCACCCCGTCGCTGTCGGCGGTGGCGTCGTTCCTGCTTTTCAGCCTCGTTCCCTTATGAGCGTCTGGAGGCGCCCGATTCGAGGCCTCTGTGTCTCGAACCACCACGCGACCCGGGTCTGAACAGCAAAGTCTAATGGTATGGGTATCGAACCTGTGCGTGATGCCCACGGTAGAATACCTTAACTACGAAGTACTGGACGACCAGGGCTGGGAGATGGACGACGACGACCTCTTCGACAACGCGGCAGACGCGGGACTCGACGACGAGGACTACGGATCGCTCGACGTCAACGAGGGCGAATATATCCTCGAAGCCGCCGAGGCGCAGGGCTACGACTGGCCGTTCTCGTGCCGCGCAGGCGCCTGTGCGAACTGTGCCGCCATCGTGTACGAAGGCGAAATCGAGATGGACATGCAGCAGATTCTCTCCGACGAAGAAGTCGAAGAGAAGAACGTCCGTCTCACCTGCATCGGTTCGCCCGCGGCCGACGAGGTGCGCATCGTCTACAACGCGAAGCACCTCGACTACCTGCAGAACCGCGTCATCTAAATCTCGTCGTCAGTACAAACCCGATTCCGCGAATCGCGTTTGGACCACGGTACTACGAGATAAGCGGCGGTAAACGCGCTGTAACCAATTTTCTCATGTTTTAACAAACTGCCGTTAGAAGAATCCACTGAACTCAAACAATTCACTGACGATTCTTCTGGAATACGTGTGGAAGTTTAGGTTGGCGCGTGTCGGGTTACTGACTCGGTGTTCGGTGTGAACGAATCAAATCACTCAGTACAGGCCTCTAAGGTGACCTCCTCCCCGTCGTAACCGACGGGGCTTCCCACGTCCGCACCGCTGGGTTGGGATATTTGCTGGTAGACGACCGGTCGGCATGACAGGCCGATGGCGGGGCCACACCGCCGTTACTCCTATCGCCGCCAAGGGGACTCGGAGTTATCTTGACCGAGACACCACATCGGTTCGAGAGGGTGTCTCGAGCAGTCTGGGTCTCGGAGTCCCGATAGTGTGCATTTAGGTGGGCGATGAGACCGCCTCGGTGTACGTCATGCGACGACCCGTGATTACTTGAATATCCGTATGAGCGTCAAAATGCAGTCTGTGGAGGAGGTGTCGGATTCACGCCCGCCATAAACGGCGGGATTCTCTCCTCGAAGAAAGATAGAGGCGTACACGAAGACATCCCGAAGAACCTACTCACTGCGATTTCCCACGTCGCCTGCGTCGAACCGTTTAGTTGAGTCCGAGGCTCAGCTTCAATGCGTCGTCTACCTGACTCATTGTTCCTGCGTCCAGATTCCCGACGACCGAGTGAATCCGCTTCTCGATGGAGACGACTCGAATCTGGTCGAGACGAACCGACGAGTCCTTCTCGAACGGCGAATCGTCCGCTTCGACCAGTACCTCGAATGGGTAGCCTCGGTACGTGCCAGTCGTGGGTGCAAGGATGGTCGTACTCGAATTTGCGTTCCCGACGTCGTTCTGGACGACGACCGCCGGGCGGGTCTTCTTCATCTCGTGGCCTTCGGCAGGGTCCAACCGGACGATGACGACATCGCCGCGTCGGATTTCAGTTTCGTCGCTCATTCAGCCAGCCCGCTCCACGCCTCGTCGGACGTGTCGTCCCACTCGTTGGCCAACGACTCCGCACTTTCGGATGCTTCCCGATAGGCGGCGGCGAGTTCGTCTCCGTCGGGCCGGTCGTTTTCGACTTCTACCACCGCGACGGTCACGCGCTTGTTCGCGTACTCCGTCCCGAGGTAGATCCGGCCTCGGTCGTCGGTGTCGTTGGTTCGCAGGTCTCGGGCGTCTACTTTCATCGTGTTGCCCACTATGACCCACGGCCCGATAACACTTGCCCACTATTGCCCACGGGACAGGGAAAGTGAGGCAACTGCCGAAAGAACTGCGTCATCTAAAGCGCGGCGCGCTCTCACCCAGTATATTTTAGCCGTATCCGCGGTGGACACAGCCCCCGCTCTCCCTCTCGATAGCGATTGTGACATGTCTCTCACCGCGACGAATCGAGTTCGACACTGAGAAACCGAACGGTCTCGCTCGGCTCAGAGCACCGACTGCGCCAGGCCGAGGAAGATGAAGAACCCGAGAACGTCCGTTGCCGTCGTGATGAAGATGGTCGCGGACGTCGCCGGGTCTTTCCCGATTCGATCGAGCGCCAGCGGAATGATCGTCCCGAAGAAGCCGGCGATGACGAGGTTCAGCACCATCGAGACGCCGAGGACGAGTCCCAAAAGCGGACTCTGATTGAACACCGAGGCGATAACCGCGACGAGGACGCCCGTGATGAGTCCGTTCGCCGCGCCCGCGAGAATCTCGTTCATCACGGCGCGGTTCCCCGTCGACAGCGAAATCTGGCCGAGGGCGATGCCGCGGACGGTCACCGCCATCGACTGCGTGCCGGCGTTGCCGCCCATCCCGGCGACGACGGGCATGTACACCGCCAGGAGCGTGAACGCTGCGATGGTGTCCTCGAAGATGCCGACCGCGGCGGCGGCGAGGAACGCCGTTCCGAGGTTGATAATGAGCCACTTGTATCGGTGCCGTACCTTCGAGAGCGGCCCGTCGAGGATGC
This genomic stretch from Haloprofundus salilacus harbors:
- a CDS encoding inorganic phosphate transporter — protein: MVEVLLAVGLLVAVFVGFNIGGSSTGVAFGPAVGSNVVSKLAAAALMSGFALLGGWTAGREVVKTMGGEIVPQSQFTLAASVAVLLFVGLALLVSNTFGVPASTSMTAVGAIAGLGVATGTLNESAMLEIISWWVVAPILAFWVCAVVGRYVYPYLDARFVIDSSDGPLLEYTPWPRLGPGTTARELGGAVLVVVIACYMAFSAGASNVANAVAPLVGNGAVSLEGGILLAGGAIALGAFTIARRTLDTVGNDLTDLPILAALIVEVVSATLIAVLSALGIPASLAVSATMSIVGLGWGRATRTVTLGQAVRGQGPNVSVNALAAERRETVPRVGDENDELTANDLFNPGTTGRVVFFWILTPSLSAVASFLLFSLVPL
- the fer gene encoding ferredoxin Fer, with translation MPTVEYLNYEVLDDQGWEMDDDDLFDNAADAGLDDEDYGSLDVNEGEYILEAAEAQGYDWPFSCRAGACANCAAIVYEGEIEMDMQQILSDEEVEEKNVRLTCIGSPAADEVRIVYNAKHLDYLQNRVI
- a CDS encoding type II toxin-antitoxin system PemK/MazF family toxin — translated: MSDETEIRRGDVVIVRLDPAEGHEMKKTRPAVVVQNDVGNANSSTTILAPTTGTYRGYPFEVLVEADDSPFEKDSSVRLDQIRVVSIEKRIHSVVGNLDAGTMSQVDDALKLSLGLN